Proteins co-encoded in one Paraburkholderia terrae genomic window:
- the gpmA gene encoding 2,3-diphosphoglycerate-dependent phosphoglycerate mutase, with amino-acid sequence MYKLVLIRHGESTWNKENRFTGWVDVDLTEQGNLEAQQAGTLLKDSGYTFDIAYTSVLKRAIRTLWHVQDKMDQMYLPVVHSWRLNERHYGALSGLNKAETAAKFGDEQVLVWRRSYDTPPPALEATDSRTSYDDPRYAKVPREQLPLTECLKDTVARVMPIWNESIAPAIKSGRKVLIAAHGNSIRALVKYLDNISDNDIVGLNIPNGVPLVYELDEDLKPIKHYYLGDQEAIAKAQAAVAKQGKAG; translated from the coding sequence ATGTACAAACTCGTTCTCATCCGCCACGGCGAATCGACGTGGAACAAGGAAAACCGCTTCACAGGCTGGGTCGACGTCGACCTGACCGAACAGGGCAACCTCGAAGCGCAGCAGGCAGGCACGCTGCTCAAGGACTCGGGCTATACGTTCGATATCGCCTATACCTCGGTGCTCAAGCGCGCGATCCGCACGCTGTGGCACGTGCAGGACAAGATGGACCAGATGTACCTGCCCGTCGTGCATTCGTGGCGTCTCAACGAGCGCCACTACGGCGCGCTGTCGGGCCTGAACAAGGCCGAGACGGCCGCGAAGTTCGGCGACGAGCAAGTGCTGGTCTGGCGCCGCAGCTACGACACGCCGCCGCCCGCGCTGGAGGCGACCGATTCGCGCACGTCGTACGACGACCCGCGCTACGCGAAGGTGCCGCGCGAGCAGTTGCCGCTCACGGAATGCCTGAAGGACACCGTCGCGCGCGTCATGCCCATCTGGAACGAATCGATCGCGCCCGCGATCAAGTCGGGCCGCAAGGTGCTGATCGCCGCGCACGGCAATTCGATCCGCGCGCTGGTCAAGTATCTGGACAACATCTCCGACAACGACATCGTCGGGCTGAACATCCCGAACGGCGTGCCCCTCGTCTATGAACTGGACGAAGACCTTAAGCCGATCAAGCACTACTACCTCGGCGATCAGGAAGCGATCGCGAAGGCCCAGGCCGCTGTCGCGAAGCAGGGTAAGGCGGGCTGA
- a CDS encoding rhodanese-like domain-containing protein, giving the protein MKFFTDYTNLVLIAVALISGALLLWPSISRRGRGGLSAAAATQLINRRNAVVVDLRSAAEYAGGHLPSARHVEFGELQAKVAQLVKNKSNPVLLVCQNGQQSNKAARIVRDAGYAEVHVLEGGVNAWQQAGMPVVKQGVAK; this is encoded by the coding sequence GTGAAGTTTTTCACCGATTACACCAACCTTGTACTGATCGCTGTCGCCCTCATCTCTGGGGCGTTGCTCCTCTGGCCGTCGATTTCCCGGCGCGGACGCGGCGGCCTTTCGGCGGCTGCCGCCACCCAGCTGATCAATCGGCGCAACGCCGTGGTCGTCGACCTGCGCTCCGCGGCGGAATACGCCGGCGGGCACCTGCCGTCGGCGCGGCACGTGGAATTTGGCGAGTTGCAAGCGAAAGTCGCCCAACTCGTGAAAAATAAGAGCAACCCGGTGCTGCTCGTCTGCCAGAACGGACAGCAGTCGAACAAGGCGGCACGTATTGTGCGCGACGCAGGCTATGCGGAAGTGCACGTGCTGGAAGGCGGCGTCAACGCCTGGCAGCAGGCGGGCATGCCCGTCGTCAAACAAGGAGTTGCGAAGTGA
- a CDS encoding S41 family peptidase, whose product MRKNLKNIGLIAAGLATGVFATLQLSASAQQPASATAPLPLDQLRLFAEVFGQIKHEYVEPVDDKKLLTAAIKGMVSSLDPHSSYLDKTDYEELQEQTKGRFAGLGIEISQEDGLIKVISPIEDTPAFRAGIRPGDLITRINDKPVRGMTLDKAVKQMRGDPGTKVTLTIFRKTDDRTFPLTVTRAIIKVQSVKSKILAPGYAYVRITSFQERTVPDLAAKLQDIARQQPNLKGLILDLRNNGGGLLQSAVGVAGAFLPPDSVVVSTNGQIPDSKQVYRDTYDNYRLPSFDTDPLKNLPSIFKTVPMIVLTNAYSASASEIVAGALQDQHRALIVGKTTFGKGSVQTVRPMTADSALRLTTAYYYTPSGRSIQNKGIRPDVAVDQYADGDPDDALVTREVDYSNHLANTQDPNEKKEQEQREQERMDQLRLLEEQNDKKTPEQKQKDRDRKPVEFGSNDDFMLQQGLNKLEGKPVQESKSLMERRLAQNKPAQSASAPVAVKPALPATPTASNPAAPASATQPASQPAVPAK is encoded by the coding sequence ATGCGAAAGAACCTGAAAAATATCGGCCTTATCGCCGCGGGCCTGGCTACCGGCGTTTTTGCAACCCTGCAACTCAGCGCCTCGGCCCAGCAACCCGCATCGGCGACCGCGCCCTTGCCGCTCGACCAGTTGCGACTCTTCGCCGAAGTCTTCGGGCAAATCAAGCATGAGTATGTGGAGCCCGTCGACGACAAGAAGCTACTGACGGCCGCGATCAAGGGCATGGTGTCGAGCCTCGACCCGCACTCGTCCTATCTCGACAAGACCGACTACGAAGAGCTGCAGGAGCAGACCAAGGGCCGCTTCGCGGGCCTCGGCATCGAAATTTCGCAGGAAGACGGCCTCATCAAGGTCATCTCGCCGATCGAGGACACGCCCGCGTTCCGCGCCGGCATCCGTCCGGGCGACCTGATCACCCGCATCAACGACAAGCCCGTGCGCGGCATGACGCTCGACAAAGCCGTCAAGCAGATGCGCGGCGACCCGGGCACGAAGGTCACGCTGACCATCTTCCGCAAGACCGACGACCGTACGTTCCCGCTCACCGTCACGCGCGCGATCATCAAGGTCCAGAGCGTGAAGTCGAAGATCCTTGCGCCGGGCTACGCCTATGTCCGCATCACGAGCTTCCAGGAACGCACGGTGCCTGACCTCGCAGCCAAGCTACAGGACATCGCGCGCCAGCAGCCGAACCTGAAGGGCCTGATCCTCGACCTGCGCAACAACGGCGGTGGCCTGCTGCAAAGCGCCGTCGGCGTCGCGGGCGCGTTCCTGCCGCCGGATTCCGTCGTCGTGTCGACGAACGGCCAGATTCCGGACTCGAAGCAGGTCTATCGCGACACCTACGACAACTACCGTCTGCCGTCCTTCGACACCGATCCGCTGAAGAACCTGCCGTCCATCTTCAAGACCGTGCCGATGATCGTGCTGACCAACGCGTACTCGGCGTCGGCGTCGGAAATCGTCGCGGGCGCGCTGCAGGATCAGCATCGCGCGCTGATCGTCGGCAAGACGACGTTCGGCAAGGGCTCGGTGCAGACCGTGCGTCCGATGACAGCGGATTCGGCGCTGCGTCTGACCACCGCCTACTACTACACGCCGAGCGGCCGTTCGATCCAGAACAAGGGTATCCGCCCCGACGTCGCAGTGGATCAATACGCGGACGGCGATCCGGACGACGCACTCGTCACGCGCGAAGTCGACTACTCGAATCACCTTGCGAACACGCAAGACCCGAACGAGAAGAAGGAACAGGAACAGCGCGAACAGGAGCGCATGGACCAGTTGCGTCTGCTCGAAGAGCAGAACGACAAGAAGACGCCGGAACAGAAGCAGAAGGATCGCGACCGCAAGCCGGTCGAATTCGGTTCCAACGACGACTTCATGCTGCAACAAGGTCTGAACAAGCTTGAGGGCAAGCCGGTGCAGGAATCGAAGTCGCTGATGGAGCGGCGTCTCGCGCAGAACAAGCCGGCTCAATCGGCTTCGGCGCCTGTCGCTGTGAAGCCCGCACTGCCCGCTACGCCGACGGCGTCGAACCCGGCGGCGCCCGCTTCGGCTACGCAGCCCGCTTCGCAACCGGCAGTTCCGGCCAAGTAA
- the ptsP gene encoding phosphoenolpyruvate--protein phosphotransferase — protein MSFTLHGIPVSRGIAIGRAYLIAPAALDVDHYLIEPTQIEGEVERFRTAQALVHRELDELRADLAADAPSEMGAFIDVHTMILNDAMLVQETIDLIRTRRYNVEWALTEQLERLTRHFDEVEDEYLRERKADIEQVVERVLKALAGATGGLVNGIHGRCDEMIVVAHDIAPADMMQFKGQTFQGFVTDLGGRTSHTAIVARSLGIPATVGVQHASALIRQDDLIIVDGDHGIVIVDPAPIVLEEYSYRQSEKALEARKLQRLKFSPTQTVCGTRIDLCANIELPDDAQAALDAGATGIGLFRTEFLFMNQKDGMPEEEEQFAAYRRAVELMNGMPVTIRTIDVGADKPLDSIGDEYETAPNPALGLRAIRYSLSEPHMFLTQLRAILRASAFGTVKILIPMLAHAREIDQTLDLIQEAKRQLDDAGLAYDPNVRVGAMIEIPAAAIALPLFLKRLDFLSIGTNDLIQYTLAIDRADNAVAHLYDPLHPAVLHLIAFTLREAKRAGVPVSICGEMAGDPTLTRLLLGMGLTEFSMHPSQVLLVKQEVLRSHLKTLEKPVADVLAAFEPEEVQSALDRVAQA, from the coding sequence GTGTCGTTCACGCTGCATGGAATTCCCGTGTCACGCGGTATCGCCATCGGGCGGGCATATCTGATCGCCCCGGCTGCACTGGACGTCGACCACTATCTGATCGAGCCCACACAGATCGAGGGCGAGGTGGAGCGTTTTCGCACGGCCCAGGCACTCGTGCATCGGGAGCTCGACGAGTTGCGCGCCGATCTCGCCGCCGACGCGCCCTCCGAAATGGGCGCTTTCATCGACGTCCACACCATGATCCTGAACGACGCGATGCTCGTTCAGGAAACTATCGACCTCATCCGCACGCGCCGCTACAACGTCGAGTGGGCGTTGACCGAACAGCTCGAACGTCTCACGCGCCATTTCGACGAAGTGGAAGACGAATACCTGCGCGAGCGTAAGGCCGATATCGAGCAGGTCGTCGAGCGCGTGCTGAAGGCGCTGGCGGGCGCGACGGGCGGGCTCGTCAACGGTATTCATGGACGCTGCGACGAAATGATCGTGGTCGCGCACGATATCGCGCCCGCCGACATGATGCAGTTCAAGGGGCAAACCTTCCAGGGCTTCGTCACGGATCTGGGCGGCCGCACGTCGCATACAGCGATCGTCGCGCGCAGCCTCGGCATTCCCGCAACGGTCGGCGTGCAGCACGCGAGCGCGCTGATCCGTCAGGACGATCTCATCATCGTCGACGGCGATCATGGCATCGTGATCGTCGATCCGGCGCCTATCGTGCTCGAAGAGTATTCATACCGGCAGAGCGAGAAGGCGCTGGAAGCGCGCAAGCTGCAGCGCCTGAAGTTCTCGCCTACACAGACGGTGTGCGGCACGCGCATCGACCTGTGCGCGAACATCGAGCTGCCCGACGACGCGCAGGCCGCGCTCGACGCGGGCGCGACGGGCATTGGCCTGTTCCGCACTGAGTTCCTGTTCATGAACCAGAAGGACGGGATGCCGGAAGAGGAAGAGCAGTTCGCCGCGTACCGGCGTGCCGTCGAACTGATGAACGGCATGCCCGTGACGATCCGCACGATCGACGTCGGCGCGGACAAGCCGCTCGATTCGATCGGCGACGAGTACGAGACGGCGCCCAATCCGGCGCTGGGCCTGCGCGCGATCCGCTATAGCCTGTCCGAGCCGCACATGTTCCTCACGCAGCTGCGCGCGATCTTGCGCGCGTCGGCGTTCGGTACGGTGAAGATCCTGATTCCGATGCTCGCGCACGCGCGCGAGATCGACCAGACGCTCGACCTGATCCAGGAAGCCAAGCGTCAGCTCGACGACGCGGGCCTCGCGTACGATCCGAACGTGCGCGTCGGCGCGATGATCGAGATTCCGGCAGCAGCGATCGCGTTGCCGCTATTTTTGAAGCGACTCGATTTCCTGTCGATCGGTACGAACGACCTGATCCAGTACACGCTTGCAATCGACCGTGCCGACAACGCGGTCGCGCATCTGTACGATCCGCTGCATCCCGCGGTGCTGCATCTGATCGCGTTCACGCTGCGCGAGGCGAAGCGCGCGGGCGTGCCGGTGTCGATCTGTGGAGAGATGGCCGGCGACCCGACGCTCACGCGTCTGCTGCTCGGCATGGGCCTGACGGAGTTCTCGATGCATCCGAGCCAGGTGCTGCTCGTGAAGCAGGAGGTGTTGCGCTCGCATCTGAAGACGCTGGAAAAGCCGGTGGCGGACGTGCTCGCGGCGTTCGAACCAGAAGAGGTGCAATCGGCGCTGGATCGCGTCGCGCAGGCCTGA
- the secB gene encoding protein-export chaperone SecB: protein MSDENNQPFFNIQRIYLKDMSLEQPNSPAIFLEQEMPSVEVEVDVKAERLADTVFEILVTGTVTAKVSDKVAFLIEAKQAGIFDIRNIPAEQIDPLVGIACPTILFPYLRSNIADAITRAGFPPIHLAEINFQALYEQRLAQIATQETGAGSAAHH from the coding sequence ATGTCCGACGAGAACAACCAGCCGTTCTTCAATATCCAGCGCATCTACCTGAAGGACATGTCGCTCGAACAGCCGAATTCGCCGGCTATTTTCCTCGAGCAGGAAATGCCGTCGGTCGAAGTCGAAGTCGACGTGAAGGCTGAGCGCCTCGCGGACACTGTGTTCGAAATTCTCGTCACGGGCACCGTGACGGCCAAGGTCAGCGACAAGGTCGCGTTCCTGATCGAAGCCAAGCAGGCAGGCATTTTCGACATCCGCAACATCCCGGCTGAGCAGATCGATCCGCTCGTCGGCATTGCGTGCCCGACCATCCTGTTCCCGTATCTGCGTTCGAACATCGCCGACGCGATCACCCGCGCAGGCTTCCCGCCCATCCACCTCGCCGAAATCAACTTCCAGGCACTGTACGAGCAACGCCTCGCGCAGATCGCCACGCAGGAAACCGGCGCGGGCAGCGCTGCGCATCACTGA
- a CDS encoding HesA/MoeB/ThiF family protein, with amino-acid sequence MNDDQLLRYSRHILVDELGIEAQQRFLDAHAIVVGAGGLGSPAAMYLAAAGVGKLTLVDADTVDLTNLQRQILHVTKSVGRLKVESGRDAIAQLNPEVVVHAVAERVDDAWLDVSVPQATVVLDCTDNFATRHAINRACVKHGVPLVSGAALRFDGQISTFDFRSENSPCYACVFPEDQPFEEVACSTMGVFAPTVGIIGAMQAAEALRVIAGIGEPLVGRLMMLDSLRMEWNTMRIARQPDCPVCGERHRS; translated from the coding sequence ATGAACGACGATCAACTCCTGCGCTACTCCCGTCACATCCTCGTCGATGAACTCGGCATCGAGGCTCAGCAACGCTTTCTCGACGCGCACGCCATTGTGGTCGGCGCGGGTGGTCTCGGCTCGCCGGCCGCGATGTATCTGGCGGCGGCGGGCGTCGGCAAGCTGACGCTGGTCGATGCCGATACCGTCGATCTCACCAATCTGCAGCGGCAGATTCTGCATGTGACGAAGTCGGTTGGCCGGTTGAAAGTCGAGTCGGGACGCGACGCGATTGCGCAACTGAATCCGGAAGTCGTTGTACACGCCGTAGCAGAACGCGTCGACGATGCGTGGCTGGACGTCAGCGTGCCGCAAGCGACTGTTGTACTCGACTGCACGGACAACTTCGCGACGCGTCATGCGATCAACCGCGCCTGCGTGAAGCACGGCGTGCCGCTGGTATCGGGCGCGGCGCTGCGCTTCGACGGCCAGATCAGCACGTTCGATTTCCGCAGCGAAAATTCACCGTGCTACGCGTGCGTGTTTCCGGAAGATCAGCCGTTCGAGGAAGTAGCGTGCTCGACGATGGGCGTGTTCGCGCCGACGGTCGGCATTATCGGTGCGATGCAGGCGGCGGAAGCGCTGCGCGTGATCGCGGGCATCGGCGAGCCATTGGTGGGCCGCCTGATGATGCTCGATTCGCTACGGATGGAATGGAACACGATGCGCATCGCGCGCCAGCCGGATTGCCCGGTGTGCGGCGAGCGGCATCGGTCGTAA
- the grxC gene encoding glutaredoxin 3 yields MNKVIMYSTQVCPYCQMAERLLKSRGVDHVEKVLIDKDPARRQEMMTRTGRRTVPQVYIGDTHVGGYDDLSALDRAGGLTPLLAAVA; encoded by the coding sequence GTGAACAAAGTGATCATGTACAGCACGCAGGTGTGCCCGTATTGCCAGATGGCCGAACGTCTACTAAAGTCGCGCGGCGTCGATCACGTCGAAAAGGTGCTGATCGACAAGGATCCGGCGCGCCGTCAGGAAATGATGACGCGCACGGGCCGTCGCACGGTGCCGCAGGTGTATATCGGCGACACGCACGTCGGCGGCTATGACGATCTGTCCGCGCTCGATCGCGCGGGCGGTCTGACGCCGCTGCTGGCAGCCGTCGCCTGA